A single genomic interval of Drosophila virilis strain 15010-1051.87 chromosome 2, Dvir_AGI_RSII-ME, whole genome shotgun sequence harbors:
- the jar gene encoding myosin heavy chain 95F isoform X3, which yields MLEDTQLVWVRDPVDGYIQGRITEIGAKEFEVTPIDRKFPKRTCHHDDIHSSCDGPQDHDDNCELMLLNEATFLDNLKTRYYKDKIYTYVANILIAVNPYREIKELYGPTTIKKYNGRSLGELPPHVFAIADKAIRDMRVYKLSQSIIVSGESGAGKTESTKYLLKYLCYSHDSAGPIETKILDANPVLEAFGNAKTTRNNNSSRFGKFIEVHYDAKCQVVGGYISHYLLEKSRICTQSAEERNYHVFYMLLAGAPQQLRDKLNLGKPDDYRYLSGCTQYFANAKTEQLIPDTQKSTSHQKKGPLKDPIIDDYQHFQNLDEALGRLGLSDKDKMGIYTLVAAVLHLGNINFEEIPDDVRGGCQVSESSEQSLSITSGLLGVDQTELRTALVSRVMQSKGGGFKGTVIMVPLKIYEASNARDALAKAIYSRLFDRIVALINQGIPFQASNFYIGVLDIAGFEYFTVNSFEQFCINYCNEKLQKFFNDNILKNEQELYKREGLNVPEITFTDNQDIIELIEAKSNGIFTLLDEESKLPKSSPAHFTAEVHKSWANHYRLGLPRSSRLKAHRTLRDEEGFLVRHFAGAVCYNTEQFIEKNNDALHASLEGLVQECENPLLKLLFPSGSNTSVRGKLNFISVGSKFKTQLGELMEKLEQNGTNFIRCIKPNSKMVDRQFEGSLALAQLKCSGTISVLELMEHGFPSRVLFADLYSMYKSVLPPELVSLPARTFCEAMFQSLNLSAKDFKFGITKVFFRPGKFVEFDRIMRSDPENMLAIVAKVKKWLIRSRWVKSTLGALCVIKLRNRIIYRNKCVLTAQRIARGFLARKHHRPRYQGIAKINKIRTNTLKTIEIASGLKLGRDEIVGGVNDIYRQIDDAIQKIKQNPRITQREIDSMYTVVMANMNKLTVDLNGKLKEQQQAEEQERLRKIQESLEAERRAKEADEQRLRDEAENKRLKAEMETRRKAAEAQRLRQEEEDRRAALVLQAQMEKEAKDDAKYRQQLEQERRDHELALRLASESNGQVEDSPPVIRNGGLSDASPVGSNKLISFSQVVSNIASRYLNKSENVRAQQQALGKQKYDLSKWKYSELRDAINTSCDIELLEACRQEFHRRLKVYHAWKAKNRKRTTMDENERAPRSVMEAAFKQPPIVQPIQEIVSAQHRYFRIPFMRANAPDNTKRGLWYAHFDGQWIARQMELHADKPPILLVAGTDDMQMCELSLEETGLTRKRGAEILDHEFNREWERNGGRPYKSLGAKPNGAGI from the exons ATGTTGGAGGACACCCAGCTAGTTTGGGTTAGGGATCCCGTGGATGGCTATATACAGGGTCGCATCACTGAAATCGGCGCCAAGGAGTTTGAGGTCACGCCCATCGATCGCAAATTCCCGAAGCGTACGTGTCACCACGATGACATACACTCCTCATGTGATGGACCACAGGATCACGATGATAACT GTGAGCTTATGCTGCTGAACGAGGCCACATTTCTGGACAATCTTAAAACACGTTACTACAAAGACAAGATTTAC ACCTATGTGGCTAACATACTCATTGCCGTCAATCCGTACCGTGAGATCAAGGAGCTGTATGGGCCCACTACCATCAAGAAGTACAATGGACGCTCCTTGGGCGAGCTGCCACCGCATGTGTTTGCCATTG CGGACAAGGCCATTCGTGACATGCGCGTCTACAAGCTGTCGCAGTCCATCATTGTCTCCGGCGAGTCGGGTGCTGGCAAAACGGAGTCGACCAAATATTTGCTCAAATATCTATGCTACTCGCACGACAGTGCCGGTCCCATAGAGACCAAAATACTAGATG CCAATCCCGTGCTGGAAGCCTTTGGCAATGCCAAGACCACACGCAACAATAACTCATCGCGTTTTGGCAAGTTCATTGAGGTGCACTACGATGCCAAGTGCCAGGTGGTGGGCGGATATATCTCGCACTATTTGCTGGAGAAGAGTCGCATTTGCACGCAGAGCGCCGAGGAGCGTAACTATCATGTGTTCTATATGCTGCTAGCCGGCGCACCACAACAGCTGCGGGACAAGCTTAACCTGGGCAAGCCGGATGACTATCGC TATCTTTCCGGTTGCACGCAGTACTTTGCCAATGCCAAGACCGAGCAGCTCATACCAGACACCCAAAAGTCGACGAGCCATCAGAAGAAGGGACCGCTCAAGGATCCAATTATTGATGATTACCAGCACTTTCAAAATCTGGACGAGGCCTTGGGTCGATTAGGTCTCTCCGACAAGGACAAAATGGGCATTTACACGCTGGTGGCTGCCGTGCTGCATTTGGGCAACATCAACTTTGAGGAGATACCCGACGATGTGCGTGGAGGCTGTCAGGTGTCGGAGTCATCGGAGCAATCACTGTCCATTACAAGCGGCCTGCTGGGCGTAGATCAGACTGAGTTGCGCACTGCTCTGGTGTCGCGCGTCATGCAGAGTAAGGGCGGTGGCTTCAAGGGCACGGTTATCAT GGTTCCTCTGAAGATCTACGAGGCGAGCAACGCGCGCGATGCCTTGGCCAAGGCCATTTACAGTCGCCTCTTCGATCGGATTGTGGCTTTGATCAATCAGGGCATTCCCTTCCAGGCATCTAACTTTTACATTGGTGTCCTGGATATTGCCGGCTTTGAGTATTTCACGGTTAACTCGTTTGAACAATTTTGCATCAACTACTGCAACGAAAAGCTGCAAAAGTTCTTTAACGACAACATTTTGAAGAACGAACAGGAGCTGTATAAGCGCGAGGGCCTTAATGTGCCGGAGATTACCTTCACGGACAATCAGGACATCATTGAGCTGATCGAAGCCAAGTCGAATGGCATTTTTACACTGTTGGACGAGGAGTCCAAACTGCCCAAGTCCTCGCCCGCTCATTTCACTGCGGAGGTGCACAAGTCTTGGGCGAATCATTATCGCCTTGGACTGCCGCGCTCCTCGCGCCTTAAAGCGCATCGCACGTTGCGCGATGAGGAGGGTTTTCTGGTGCGTCATTTCGCTGGCGCCGTTTGCTACAACACGGAACAGTTCATTGAGAAGAATAACGATGCATTGCACGCCTCACTTGAGGGCCTGGTGCAGGAGTGCGAGAATCCGCTACTGAAGCTGCTTTTCCCATCCGGCAGCAACACCTCTGTGCGCGGCAAGCTAAACTTCATATCCGTTGGCTCCAAGTTCAAGACGCAGCTGGGCGAACTCATGGAAAAGCTCGAGCAGAAT GGTACCAATTTCATACGCTGCATCAAGCCCAATAGCAAAATGGTTGATCGCCAGTTCGAGGGCTCTCTGGCGCTGGCACAGCTAAAGTGCTCCGGTACCATATCTGTGCTCGAGCTTATGGAGCATGGATTTCCGTCGCGTGTGCTCTTTGCCGATCTTTACAGCATGTACAAGTCCGTGCTGCCGCCGGAGCTAGTTTCACTGCCGGCACGCACTTTCTGCGAGGCCATGTTCCAATCGCTCAATTTGAGCGCCAAGGATTTTAAGTTTGGCATTACCAAGGTCTTCTTTCGACCGGGCAAATTTGTGGAGTTTGATCGGATAATGCGATCCGATCCGGAGAATATGCTGGCCATTGTGGCCAAGGTGAAGAAATGGCTGATCCGCTCGCGCTGGGTCAAGTCTACGCTGGGCGCACTTTGCGTCATTAAAC TACGCAATCGCATCATTTATCGCAACAAGTGCGTGTTGACCGCGCAGCGCATTGCCCGCGGCTTTCTGGCACGGAAGCATCATCGTCCACGCTACCAGGGCATTGCCAAGATCAACAAAATACGCACCAACACGTTGAAGACCATCGAAATAGCCAGCGGTCTGAAGCTTGGACGCGATGAGATCGTCGGCGGTGTGAACGATATTTACAGGCAGATTGATGATGCCATTCAAAAGATAAAG CAAAATCCTCGCATAACTCAACGCGAAATCGACTCCATGTACACAGTGGTCATGGCCAATATGAATAAGCTGACCGTCGATTTGAACGGAAAGTTGaaggagcaacagcaggccGAAGAGCAGGAACGTCTGCGCAAAATTCAAGAATCCCTGGAGGCGGAACGTCGTGCCAAGGAGGCAGATGAACAACGTCTGCGAGACGAGGCTGAAAACAAGCGACT CAAAGCCGAAATGGAGACCAGACGCAAGGCAGCCGAGGCACAGCGTCTGCGTCAGGAGGAGGAGGATCGACGCGCTGCCCTAGTACTGCAGGCACAGATGGAAAAAGAAGCCAAGGACGATGCCAAGTATCGACAGCAGCTCGAACAGGAACGACGCGATCACGAATTGGCTCTACGCCTAGCCAGCGAATCCAACGGTCAGGTGGAGGATAGTCCACCTGTCATACGCAA TGGTGGTCTCAGTGACGCGTCTCCCGTGGGTTCCAACAAACTGATCAG TTTTTCACAAGTTGTGTCAAACATTGCTTCGCGATATTTAAATAA ATCGGAGAACGTGCGCGCTCAGCAACAAGCACTTGGCAAACAGAAGTACGACTTGTCCAAATGGAAGTACTCGGAGCTGCGCGATGCCATCAACACGTCCTGTGATATTGAATTGCTTGAG GCCTGTCGCCAGGAGTTCCATCGCCGCTTGAAGGTATATCACGCCTGGAAGGCAAAGAATCGCAAGCGCACTACCATGGATGAGAACGAACGTGCGCCGCGAAGCGTCATGGAGGCCG cTTTCAAACAGCCGCCAATTGTGCAGCCCATACAGGAAATTGTGTCGGCTCAGCATCGCTATTTCCGCATACCCTTTATGCGAGCCAATGCGCCCGATAATA CTAAACGTGGATTGTGGTATGCACACTTTGATGGGCAGTGGATTGCACGGCAAATGGAGCTGCATGCGGACAAGCCGCCTATTTTGCTGGTTGCCGGCACAGACGACATGCAAATGTGTGAGCTGAGCCTGGAGGAGACGGGCCTGACGCGCAAGCGCGGTGCCGAAATACTTGACCATGAATTCAATCGCGAATGGGAGCGCAACGGGGGCAGGCCCTACAAGAGCCTTGGTGCTAAGCCGAATGGAGCAGGCATTTAA
- the jar gene encoding myosin heavy chain 95F isoform X2: MDFYTNNKAQHDPNSVRKMLEDTQLVWVRDPVDGYIQGRITEIGAKEFEVTPIDRKFPKRTCHHDDIHSSCDGPQDHDDNCELMLLNEATFLDNLKTRYYKDKIYTYVANILIAVNPYREIKELYGPTTIKKYNGRSLGELPPHVFAIADKAIRDMRVYKLSQSIIVSGESGAGKTESTKYLLKYLCYSHDSAGPIETKILDANPVLEAFGNAKTTRNNNSSRFGKFIEVHYDAKCQVVGGYISHYLLEKSRICTQSAEERNYHVFYMLLAGAPQQLRDKLNLGKPDDYRYLSGCTQYFANAKTEQLIPDTQKSTSHQKKGPLKDPIIDDYQHFQNLDEALGRLGLSDKDKMGIYTLVAAVLHLGNINFEEIPDDVRGGCQVSESSEQSLSITSGLLGVDQTELRTALVSRVMQSKGGGFKGTVIMVPLKIYEASNARDALAKAIYSRLFDRIVALINQGIPFQASNFYIGVLDIAGFEYFTVNSFEQFCINYCNEKLQKFFNDNILKNEQELYKREGLNVPEITFTDNQDIIELIEAKSNGIFTLLDEESKLPKSSPAHFTAEVHKSWANHYRLGLPRSSRLKAHRTLRDEEGFLVRHFAGAVCYNTEQFIEKNNDALHASLEGLVQECENPLLKLLFPSGSNTSVRGKLNFISVGSKFKTQLGELMEKLEQNGTNFIRCIKPNSKMVDRQFEGSLALAQLKCSGTISVLELMEHGFPSRVLFADLYSMYKSVLPPELVSLPARTFCEAMFQSLNLSAKDFKFGITKVFFRPGKFVEFDRIMRSDPENMLAIVAKVKKWLIRSRWVKSTLGALCVIKLRNRIIYRNKCVLTAQRIARGFLARKHHRPRYQGIAKINKIRTNTLKTIEIASGLKLGRDEIVGGVNDIYRQIDDAIQKIKQNPRITQREIDSMYTVVMANMNKLTVDLNGKLKEQQQAEEQERLRKIQESLEAERRAKEADEQRLRDEAENKRLKAEMETRRKAAEAQRLRQEEEDRRAALVLQAQMEKEAKDDAKYRQQLEQERRDHELALRLASESNGQVEDSPPVIRNGGLSDASPVGSNKLIRSENVRAQQQALGKQKYDLSKWKYSELRDAINTSCDIELLEACRQEFHRRLKVYHAWKAKNRKRTTMDENERAPRSVMEAAFKQPPIVQPIQEIVSAQHRYFRIPFMRANAPDNTKRGLWYAHFDGQWIARQMELHADKPPILLVAGTDDMQMCELSLEETGLTRKRGAEILDHEFNREWERNGGRPYKSLGAKPNGAGI; this comes from the exons TGCGCAAAATGTTGGAGGACACCCAGCTAGTTTGGGTTAGGGATCCCGTGGATGGCTATATACAGGGTCGCATCACTGAAATCGGCGCCAAGGAGTTTGAGGTCACGCCCATCGATCGCAAATTCCCGAAGCGTACGTGTCACCACGATGACATACACTCCTCATGTGATGGACCACAGGATCACGATGATAACT GTGAGCTTATGCTGCTGAACGAGGCCACATTTCTGGACAATCTTAAAACACGTTACTACAAAGACAAGATTTAC ACCTATGTGGCTAACATACTCATTGCCGTCAATCCGTACCGTGAGATCAAGGAGCTGTATGGGCCCACTACCATCAAGAAGTACAATGGACGCTCCTTGGGCGAGCTGCCACCGCATGTGTTTGCCATTG CGGACAAGGCCATTCGTGACATGCGCGTCTACAAGCTGTCGCAGTCCATCATTGTCTCCGGCGAGTCGGGTGCTGGCAAAACGGAGTCGACCAAATATTTGCTCAAATATCTATGCTACTCGCACGACAGTGCCGGTCCCATAGAGACCAAAATACTAGATG CCAATCCCGTGCTGGAAGCCTTTGGCAATGCCAAGACCACACGCAACAATAACTCATCGCGTTTTGGCAAGTTCATTGAGGTGCACTACGATGCCAAGTGCCAGGTGGTGGGCGGATATATCTCGCACTATTTGCTGGAGAAGAGTCGCATTTGCACGCAGAGCGCCGAGGAGCGTAACTATCATGTGTTCTATATGCTGCTAGCCGGCGCACCACAACAGCTGCGGGACAAGCTTAACCTGGGCAAGCCGGATGACTATCGC TATCTTTCCGGTTGCACGCAGTACTTTGCCAATGCCAAGACCGAGCAGCTCATACCAGACACCCAAAAGTCGACGAGCCATCAGAAGAAGGGACCGCTCAAGGATCCAATTATTGATGATTACCAGCACTTTCAAAATCTGGACGAGGCCTTGGGTCGATTAGGTCTCTCCGACAAGGACAAAATGGGCATTTACACGCTGGTGGCTGCCGTGCTGCATTTGGGCAACATCAACTTTGAGGAGATACCCGACGATGTGCGTGGAGGCTGTCAGGTGTCGGAGTCATCGGAGCAATCACTGTCCATTACAAGCGGCCTGCTGGGCGTAGATCAGACTGAGTTGCGCACTGCTCTGGTGTCGCGCGTCATGCAGAGTAAGGGCGGTGGCTTCAAGGGCACGGTTATCAT GGTTCCTCTGAAGATCTACGAGGCGAGCAACGCGCGCGATGCCTTGGCCAAGGCCATTTACAGTCGCCTCTTCGATCGGATTGTGGCTTTGATCAATCAGGGCATTCCCTTCCAGGCATCTAACTTTTACATTGGTGTCCTGGATATTGCCGGCTTTGAGTATTTCACGGTTAACTCGTTTGAACAATTTTGCATCAACTACTGCAACGAAAAGCTGCAAAAGTTCTTTAACGACAACATTTTGAAGAACGAACAGGAGCTGTATAAGCGCGAGGGCCTTAATGTGCCGGAGATTACCTTCACGGACAATCAGGACATCATTGAGCTGATCGAAGCCAAGTCGAATGGCATTTTTACACTGTTGGACGAGGAGTCCAAACTGCCCAAGTCCTCGCCCGCTCATTTCACTGCGGAGGTGCACAAGTCTTGGGCGAATCATTATCGCCTTGGACTGCCGCGCTCCTCGCGCCTTAAAGCGCATCGCACGTTGCGCGATGAGGAGGGTTTTCTGGTGCGTCATTTCGCTGGCGCCGTTTGCTACAACACGGAACAGTTCATTGAGAAGAATAACGATGCATTGCACGCCTCACTTGAGGGCCTGGTGCAGGAGTGCGAGAATCCGCTACTGAAGCTGCTTTTCCCATCCGGCAGCAACACCTCTGTGCGCGGCAAGCTAAACTTCATATCCGTTGGCTCCAAGTTCAAGACGCAGCTGGGCGAACTCATGGAAAAGCTCGAGCAGAAT GGTACCAATTTCATACGCTGCATCAAGCCCAATAGCAAAATGGTTGATCGCCAGTTCGAGGGCTCTCTGGCGCTGGCACAGCTAAAGTGCTCCGGTACCATATCTGTGCTCGAGCTTATGGAGCATGGATTTCCGTCGCGTGTGCTCTTTGCCGATCTTTACAGCATGTACAAGTCCGTGCTGCCGCCGGAGCTAGTTTCACTGCCGGCACGCACTTTCTGCGAGGCCATGTTCCAATCGCTCAATTTGAGCGCCAAGGATTTTAAGTTTGGCATTACCAAGGTCTTCTTTCGACCGGGCAAATTTGTGGAGTTTGATCGGATAATGCGATCCGATCCGGAGAATATGCTGGCCATTGTGGCCAAGGTGAAGAAATGGCTGATCCGCTCGCGCTGGGTCAAGTCTACGCTGGGCGCACTTTGCGTCATTAAAC TACGCAATCGCATCATTTATCGCAACAAGTGCGTGTTGACCGCGCAGCGCATTGCCCGCGGCTTTCTGGCACGGAAGCATCATCGTCCACGCTACCAGGGCATTGCCAAGATCAACAAAATACGCACCAACACGTTGAAGACCATCGAAATAGCCAGCGGTCTGAAGCTTGGACGCGATGAGATCGTCGGCGGTGTGAACGATATTTACAGGCAGATTGATGATGCCATTCAAAAGATAAAG CAAAATCCTCGCATAACTCAACGCGAAATCGACTCCATGTACACAGTGGTCATGGCCAATATGAATAAGCTGACCGTCGATTTGAACGGAAAGTTGaaggagcaacagcaggccGAAGAGCAGGAACGTCTGCGCAAAATTCAAGAATCCCTGGAGGCGGAACGTCGTGCCAAGGAGGCAGATGAACAACGTCTGCGAGACGAGGCTGAAAACAAGCGACT CAAAGCCGAAATGGAGACCAGACGCAAGGCAGCCGAGGCACAGCGTCTGCGTCAGGAGGAGGAGGATCGACGCGCTGCCCTAGTACTGCAGGCACAGATGGAAAAAGAAGCCAAGGACGATGCCAAGTATCGACAGCAGCTCGAACAGGAACGACGCGATCACGAATTGGCTCTACGCCTAGCCAGCGAATCCAACGGTCAGGTGGAGGATAGTCCACCTGTCATACGCAA TGGTGGTCTCAGTGACGCGTCTCCCGTGGGTTCCAACAAACTGATCAG ATCGGAGAACGTGCGCGCTCAGCAACAAGCACTTGGCAAACAGAAGTACGACTTGTCCAAATGGAAGTACTCGGAGCTGCGCGATGCCATCAACACGTCCTGTGATATTGAATTGCTTGAG GCCTGTCGCCAGGAGTTCCATCGCCGCTTGAAGGTATATCACGCCTGGAAGGCAAAGAATCGCAAGCGCACTACCATGGATGAGAACGAACGTGCGCCGCGAAGCGTCATGGAGGCCG cTTTCAAACAGCCGCCAATTGTGCAGCCCATACAGGAAATTGTGTCGGCTCAGCATCGCTATTTCCGCATACCCTTTATGCGAGCCAATGCGCCCGATAATA CTAAACGTGGATTGTGGTATGCACACTTTGATGGGCAGTGGATTGCACGGCAAATGGAGCTGCATGCGGACAAGCCGCCTATTTTGCTGGTTGCCGGCACAGACGACATGCAAATGTGTGAGCTGAGCCTGGAGGAGACGGGCCTGACGCGCAAGCGCGGTGCCGAAATACTTGACCATGAATTCAATCGCGAATGGGAGCGCAACGGGGGCAGGCCCTACAAGAGCCTTGGTGCTAAGCCGAATGGAGCAGGCATTTAA